The genomic DNA TTGTAAGATGCGACACTAGAGTCGATGTACTATTATTTAAATTGATCAGCTTCAGGAGTATCGCGGTATTTTTACTTAATTGTTAGTCGATCTGAAGTGCGACGCATCTTTTCGATTGCCCCCCTGTGACAAACATGAGATCTGGTCCTCACAGACTCTCTTGTCTCGTCGTGATGATAAAGTTCACCTTAGTTTAAGATTTAGAAGCGTTTTCTGCTCGGTCAGATTCGGTAACaaccaaaatttctttcttgagAGGGGCTTGGGGAAGGGGTGAAAGGTACTGAAGTACGTTTTGGGTTTGAGGACCATTTGACTATTTAGGTCTTAAGCCCTGTTCAAACGGTCATGATAGATGATGATGGTCGAAGAtagtttcaaattttattccCTTTCATTGACTATAGTTTGCGTTTAAGCGATTTGTGATTGTTGATAACAGTCGACAAAATCATGCCATGAGATCTGggtaattgtaaacaaatatggGCTGTGCTGAGATAAGCAATTTtggtggcatttgaaattttagtcaaaAAGGTGGAAGTTGAAGATACTGAAGCTTATCAGGAGACAATGAGATTGAACAATTGGGCTTTCTGCAAAATTTTACCATTTGCCATTTTGGTTTGAGCCCCTTTTTGGCAAAACTATTGACTGAAAAAGTATTACTTGCCATCATCCATTGTTCAAATGCAAAAACTGCCATAAACTATCATGTGGAATATGAACGTGTCCAAACTACATAATAGTTGATGATTGTAGATGATGGTCAATGACAGTGCACAATTATTTGTGTTCAAACATGTGTGATAGTTGAAACCATCAACTATCATGACTGTTTAAATGGGCCCTTAGAAATAAGATCtttgttgcaaatttttttggggGTTCATGCAAGATTATGAGTTTCTACAAGTCATTGGTTTCTTCCTTTAAAAGTACATCTACTGATgaaatttgtttgtgttttttattaGGTACATTGATGGGGGTCCTCCTGCTGGAGAGCCTGATATGTCATCCTCCATATGGAGAAGATACAGTGAATTTGAGCTGTTGAGAAATTATCTCATAGCAAACTTCCCTGCAGTGAGCATACACATTAtgttaactttgttttgatatcaGCTAATAGTTTTTGGTATATGTCTTTCATTGTATTTTCTccagtaaataaatatatcacCAAACTCAGTTCACTTGAATTGAATTATCCGAAAAAAACTATAGATTTTTGTAGCTTTTGGTTGGAttgaaatggtttaaaaaactccttACTTAGAGTATGGTAGAGTAATTTCAATCATGCACAGTagtgtgaaaatgaaaatgcaatCTACTTCCTTTGATCTGTAGTGTAAACAAGAGCCTGAATCTGCATCATTTGTGTGATTAATATGCATGTTTATAAAGTTTTAACAGAAATATCATTCCTTTCCAGTTGATTGTTCCCCCTTTGCCAGAAAAAAGGGTAAGTAAAGCAGGAGTTATAAGTTCACTCTTCTTATCCAGTGTATTCAACCCAATTTTTCCTCTGAGAGAGTGAACTTTTTCAATTATCTGTTTCTTTAGATCAACATTGCAGCCCTTCGTATTGCTGCAGATAAGTTTGATCCAGATTTTATTGAGAAGAGAAAGGTTGCACTCGAGGTAACAACTTATTTATATTGCTCAGCAGATAACTTTGACCCACAAGGAATTTAGTTTTCCCTTTGaatcatgtttatttttgttttccttgttaaatatCATGGCTTGATTCTCAAAATTATAGAAAATAGTCCTTTTTGAAGATGAATGTGCTTAAAACGACAACCTTTGCAATTAAATCTTCTCCTTTGTATAAGCATTTGTTGTAATTGTGTTTGTACTCAAGACATgatttgatgctactctggtttaaaggtttaatgaatgtaactgagaaGTTACCATTCATAGATGCAAtgtttcaacactcctgtctagtgccttcatcaggggtgatctaataGCTGCAGTAAGAGATCCCTTCGCatgctcactaattagctgcccttttttttgatgaggtgtaaataggcgtcagaTAGTAAGCCACCATCATCAAGATTTAGAGGAGtgtgggcggagttgatatacctggcttccaaacaaaggcactgGTGGTAACATTGgttagtggtgataatttttgaaTTATCACCCCTGATGAAAGCACTAGACAGgcatttaagaaaataaacaatgctttttaaaaacaagttttgacagttcttctgtcatcttcagttctggttttaaaaagtacaaaggttaatttaaagtgtgtaacaaaatgctaaTTGAACAAACAACagtaacagaacaatgtatgtaattacaaggaaattttttaattaacatgatgaagttgatgattaagtgtaggttTCTCCCACTGAATGTGAATAGcttctttaattttaagttGGAAAGTTGTGGAAGCATGATCTAAGATGcaaaaacactcatcagaacatagAGTGGgacattgtggagaattatgTAAATGTTTGAAGGGTCTTTCACGCCAaacatattatatatttaaaaagatgaaaaatccaACTTAACATCTATGTTGTTACAACAACGCTTAGCGAAGTGGTGAACCCTTTTTTGCACTTTTCAATAGACAGGAGTTTCAAAACATGGGTCCATGAATTGAAACTTCTTGGTTACATTcgttaaatctttaaaccagagtagcatcaaaccatgtctgattgtccacctggttgccttgtgaactttaatatatgtGTTTGTACTGTTTGGTATTTCAGAGTTTTTTATTAAGATGTGGGGCTCATCCCCAACTTTCCCAGGACctctcatttatttcatttttcaatcagGTAAGTTGATTTTAATCATAATACAGAGAAGAATAGCATCTTACCATAAATGTACTAAATAAGTATTGTCAGTTGCAATACACAAAAACATGTTTGAGTATATTTGAACCAAGAAAGCATTTGagttttagttaaaaaaaaaaaaattgaaaaattccatttataCGTGAAAACAATATGATCCTTAGTGTTAGTGTTTATTTTATAGGAAGAGGGATGGAAAGAAGCTCTGCTGGCAACAAATTTTCAGAGCAAGGTATGGACAGTAGTAGCAGGGAGTGATGTTTTGAcaagtggaagtcatcatcagagtcaagtggaGATATGTTTGTCAGTCAAGTGTTTTTTAGTGTAATTTgtgaaaactgattggtcaggtttgctgtgatttttttttttacaggttgaCTCAAGACTAAAGAGTTGGAGTGCTTCTCCTAAAGAACCAGACAGGTCAGATATCTTCTACTGATTACTAACTTTGATTGTTACTTTACCAGCCAGGGATGGTTTCTTTTGTATTTAAGATCactgaaaatagattttaaattaCTAAATATAAACctgcacccccccccctcccccaaaaaaaaaaaaaaagaaggaaaattccaTAGTTAATGAATGGCttattgcataattttcaaataatttaaccATTGATTTATAGTAATAGTAttattaaagtatttttttgttgttttctctttttttattaggagATTTGAAGACATGAAACACTATGCTGAAAATCTAGGAAGTAATGTTGGGGCTATGATAAAAGTCAGACAggtagttaattttttttgttttttaataataataatttttttagaaccTTTGAAGCTTGGTGTTGTCTCAGACACCTGTCCTATACAATCCCTTATGTCAATACAGTTGTTCAGTAATGAGTACTTTTTAATAAttgcatgtttcttttttattacattaTGTATTTTTAGCGTATTTCAGATACAATATTTTCCATCCACAAACAACATGCCACCTATGGAAAGACTTTTAGGTGAGTAACTTTGCTCTTGTGGTTCATAAATACCTACAACCTTCATTACAATTTTGTCCAAACGTCTCTTCTTTCCTGCTTGTAAATTTTGATGATAGTGACACAAGTGGACCACatacaatcaaacaaacaaaatgaaaaaaagaaaagaaagacttaACATTACAGGGGAATGGATTGTTTCAACAAAACTTGGTTAAGGTTGTCAGCCTTTTCAACCTATATGTAGAAGAATCTTTGTCTGAGTAACTAATGAGTGATTTTTTCTTCCTATCATCAACAGTGAGTGGAGTTCATTGGAGAAAGAGATGGGTGATGATCTACAAAAATCTGGCCATTACATGGACAGGTCAGCAGCTGGTTTTGATTACACCATTACTTTGattgaagaaatattttatttgttcttgGCACAAGGGTGTTGATCAAGTTGCCTCTTTCAAATAGTTAAAATTTAGTGAATAGGCATAAAATTTGTAATAATTCATATGTAAAATACCAACAGATTTTCAGCATCTGTTGATGAAGCACTTAATGAAGATGAAATGGCATTCGCAGAACCACTCAAGGAATATCTACACTTCTCTGATGTGTTAAAGTAAGTATACCTCTTTTTCATTGACTGGAATTTTTTATGCCATGTATTGCATGGCAGCCTTATGTTATCATCAGTGatggttataattttttaataaactcAACCTGATATTTCTACCTAGTAAACTTTTGGTTTTACTGGTAAACTTAGTAATAAGCTTGAATTTGTGCTACTTAATATGTGAAGCACACAGTGGTCATTGAACATGTTACATGCATCACATCACATTTTGGTTTCCTATTGAACTGTCTCTCTTCTGTGTTTCAGAGGTGTAGCAAGTCGGCAGCTTCTTCGTCAGTATGACATGGAAAAGGCGGAAGAGACTTTGAATAATAAGAAAACGCAGAGAGATGATTTAAATGCTCAAAAGGTAACTTGAGCAATAGGTTAAGTTGTACATCATGAAAGTACAATTGCTTGGAAATTCCAGCCAGTTGTAGCATGTTAGTAGGCCCACATTATAAGTACTAGAGGTTTGGGATCGAGCACCAGACCACTCACAGACCTTTCACCTGCTTGAATTGCTCAAGGTCATCTACCAGCTTGTGTATGCAAAGAAATGCTTATGCCTGAGGGCTTCTAATGATGTTTTTGAGTCTGATGGATCCCTACTTCCTTAAAaccattttcaactgaaaaattatgaatactATCATGCAAACACTGCTGATTTctgtaaaaatttcaagtgtgtCAATTTAAATTTGTGAGTGTTGAATGTTACACCTCTCTGTTGAGTACAAAATTGAGAACAATCCATTTTTTTGGATATCTTTTTTATGTAGTCattaaaatcatatttattttgtttgtaatGATTAATGATCGCCATATTTGTAGGAAGCCTTACAAAGTGGACAGACCCCACCCAAGTCAGGAGGATTTTCATTCAAGGGATTGTCATCCATGATTTTTGGTGCTGAGACTCCAGAAGTGTTAGAGACCAAGATAAACAATTTGGATGAACAAATAAATGATGCTGAGGAAAATGTGAAAACCACAAAGGAGGAAGTTAGgttgttttatttatgtttgCATAGATTTACTTTTAATCACTCATCCACACATACTAATCTCATTGAATTTTTGGGTTTAAATATTCCTTTAAAGAGAGAGTTGCTTTTGAGGTTTCCTCCCCAGTTAAGTAATATAACTTACTGATTAATGGTAATTGATTCATATTTATTACAATGATGCTGATGGTCTTGTTGCTATGCTGTTAAATATGACCCACTAGAGTCACTACCCAACCCCCCTTCTCCCTTCCTCTCCTTACTTTCCAGGGTTTGCTCATGCTACAGTTTACTTCCCACAAACATTTGACAAAACCATAATTTCATCTGTttcctgttttcctgtttttttttttttaattctcatctGATATTTCTCAGAATATTCAACGAGGAAGCACTAAAAGACTATGAACGCTtcaaaaaacaagaagtaaGAGATTTGAAGGAAGTGTTAGCAGCACATATCAAGACTCAAATAATGATATGCAAATTGGTATGTGCCTGATTTACATAGAATTTTTACAGATTGCATGTACTTTTCATCCAAGATAGACCTGCATTTCAATGTAATAATAAAATACCAAAATCTGGGAGATATTTTTTCAGACCTTAAATGtgaattcaaaattttaaaaagcactTTTTACAACTTGGTACTCCTTTACTCATCTAAGTGTCATTGCTTCTTCTATGTACTGCGGTAGAACTGTGTGTTTCCTAGGCATCATTGTTAAAATGTGAAAAGGTGAAACTTGTGCAGAAAGGGCATTGAAATGACCTCGAATTTTCTTCCTAAAATCTGTAAAATGTGGCAGTTTACCAGTATTTAGTTGCTAACTGATGTTAACTTCAAATGATGATAATGTACAATGTGAGATGTGGAATTCCACATTTTATTGtcaatgttttatttatttcgtaGGGGATATCTACATGGCAAGATATGAAAGAGACAGCAAAGACTTTGTAACAATGAATCATCAGTAGTTgataaaatggaattttaagAAGAATACAAAACTGActagaaatgtattttttgcaAGATATGAATGAATCATCTTTTGGTAGTGCATTGTAAAATGAAGGAAGATCTCACCACATTGGCTATTACTAGAGTAGgagaaaatttccttcaagtttgtctaaaaaaaaagtgtggACTGGTAATTTTTCAACATCAATCAAACACATAGCACCACACGAACTAATGATAatgagagggggagggggagggggagggggaaaataTCTCTATTATAATATTTGTTATTCGCTAGATACACTTGGCTTTTTGTGTGTTGTACTCCAGTGAAGCCTACTCAGGGGTAACATTACTTAATTGCAAAATCATACTTGAGTTCTTTCAATCATAACTGGTGATCATAATTACAGTTGATCATTTGTAAATaagttcaaaaagaaaatatgtagaATAGAAACACATCTAAAGCtccaatttctttcttttctctgatttttgaacaaaggaCAGTGTGGATTACCAAGTTGGACCCAAATTATTCTATTATAATCCTCAAATGAAAAACCAACTTATTCAGATTAAGTATGGCATCTAATGGATGGCAGTGGTTAATGGCAATCCATTTGCTGCAGTTAGTCAAGGGCCAAGTTGACACAAGTATCGATGGTATTTGAGGAAACAAAGATCTCTAGGCTTGCATAGTTTCAAGGAGAGGATCAATCTCATACGGCTTGTTGATATGGCCATCTCTCTCACTATTCCAAACATACCCTTTTTTTACAGTGGGTAGAATAAAAAGGCAAGCTGTGTTCACAGCCAGAACTCCAATACTGTGGAACACTGTTTATGACTAATGGGCATCTGTAATACTTATTTGTGTGCCTTTACAATTTGTTCTGTTGAGTTTTGTGACAGTCAAATGAACTAAGTACAGTAAAACTTTTCATGAGATCCTCAACTGAGTGGTCATATGGTCTCATTTCAGTTCCACTCTTTATCTTCCAATAATTATCACCAGGAACAGAAAGAGAGACTAAAGACTTCACAGCATATTGACTGAATTAGTGGggtttaaataataaaaattttcagctcCTCATCAGGACAAAATGTTTTAGGAAAAGCAAGGTAGCTATGTGGCAAGGTTGTGCATCATACAGAAACAAACTAAGATATAAAATGCAACACAAGAGTGAATTCTATACGatggttttattttgttgtttacaaATTTAGCTTATGCAACCAAAGCAGAGGCTGTAGATGATTCACTGAAACAATAAGACAGAAAAACAGAGTTAATCATTGGCAAACATTTCAATACTCCTGATACTGTATTTTAATTCTTCAAGACTTGTCTTCAGACTGGTTTCATCCATTTCCACCCTTGGTACCTTACACATGActtcttttattacttttctaTGTTGAAAGATGGGTAGAACAATCAATAATGATCTTAAAATGTCCAAACAGATTGTCTATAATTACCCTCCCTTAGTAAAATGAGGAAACTACAATTTGCTGCTGGAAGGAACATGTACAGACAAGTATAACAAGTGAATAACATCAAGTTTTTTAAACTAAGGACCATTTGCAGCAAAAACCAAATGAGCACTTGAACAAATCTTACTATTTCCAGTTGGCTGGCAGAACTCTTTTGGTCTTGTAATAACGGGCCAGACGATGGATCCTACTTTCAATAAGAATCAGCCTGAATTTAGAGTCCTTATCCTgtaatgtaaaacaaaaacaaaaataatgaagcTCAATTCCTCTTGGCTCAAAAGCAGTTTGATGGACTATCTTTGCTTTTCATTCCACACTTACATCAACACAGTTGCAGTTGATGATAAGCTTTTTTGCATTATGTATCTGTTATGACCAGTTCTACCTCAAAACCTCTTCCTTAATTGACTAGCTcaataagaaatgaaaaaggtTTGCTAGAGACAGCAacagaaaaccaaagaaatttgAG from Pocillopora verrucosa isolate sample1 chromosome 10, ASM3666991v2, whole genome shotgun sequence includes the following:
- the LOC131791787 gene encoding sorting nexin-4-like, yielding MRWAKHHKMADFMEDEKKVQYFPEGSLLNTMIISIIDSEKRFTDILKEPYTVYLIETKYIDGGPPAGEPDMSSSIWRRYSEFELLRNYLIANFPALIVPPLPEKRINIAALRIAADKFDPDFIEKRKVALESFLLRCGAHPQLSQDLSFISFFNQEEGWKEALLATNFQSKVDSRLKSWSASPKEPDRRFEDMKHYAENLGSNVGAMIKVRQRISDTIFSIHKQHATYGKTFSEWSSLEKEMGDDLQKSGHYMDRFSASVDEALNEDEMAFAEPLKEYLHFSDVLKGVASRQLLRQYDMEKAEETLNNKKTQRDDLNAQKEALQSGQTPPKSGGFSFKGLSSMIFGAETPEVLETKINNLDEQINDAEENVKTTKEEVRIFNEEALKDYERFKKQEVRDLKEVLAAHIKTQIMICKLGISTWQDMKETAKTL